The following proteins come from a genomic window of Myroides odoratus DSM 2801:
- a CDS encoding lantibiotic dehydratase has product MDLNFYSTTIIREPIFEVSRLRKIPNNHTDLAYFIQDLRYDTIFCSALYLAAPDLYQEWLKCSSTPKDNIKDSRINKSILKYYIRSCSNPIPFGLFATYSQIDNRLKPTNKKSNSEYFCFADLDTSYFRKVIHAITKNYSLNSILKYRFNNSIFKIGNSFRYIEYQDTPEKVSRNYTLGLIEENEVFNRLLSVFTAEHALSEIVEYLLHNIENISKEEITNYLHDLISNKILVCSLDLNLNTSPILYLESVFEKEKQNFLTNTPLYDMYQRIIKVRNLLNGMEFNEIKKDGVSYLQKIENQIKSILKIEHNRSVLLINLKKNAFQQMPHNYDEPRLLKALDIYQSFTLSNYERKLQSDKNLEVFCKDFINRYGDAIELPLLEVLDNDTGIGYLKGRKEESGFSPLLDDFEMPAWQVKSESITVNDEIDRFWTTNIINAIRTKQSSIDLSTLELPECPNFSNNLGGTFPIIYSKYDDMLFDIRAGAHSALHYIARFTFIDNDLAQFTNEIVNDESLAFQDCLTAEIFHHASNNSGNVTLRKIKRPYEISILTNPTGDSQPISLSDIYIKIVDNKVVLTSKKFQKEIIPFLSSAQNFHFDSLSIYQLVCDLQAQYRHNYFTLDLNPFLLNNFQFIPRICYGSNIILSTATWKIWKSELTSNTESSKTIHLNEFEKIKKSRSIPRFVFFMDNNEAKFIFDLENTIQLEILFDLIKHSDYFILKECLYSPHKKSVVFVNENIKSILVKNKQITSSPFNHYFQYDPKIVKQKFLPANKWLYYKFYTGINFSDRFILEELYTIILHLSEKKLISQWFFVRYADPDYHIRVRFLISDLTQINHVIQLISTNIKALVDQRLLWRTEISTYEREIERYGEDIHISEHVFYLSSNLVLKGLQHSGTDQFLWLSAMWETDLMLRAFNLTLEERAIFVHQQFVAFCKEFKLGKIEISKASQKFKQNEKEIEQHFQLRTQEFFHCNNQMENVLHETIKKLCKNKNKDEILYLASSHIHMHINRYFKTKPRLHELILYGLLEKKYRKKIALERNKS; this is encoded by the coding sequence ATGGATTTAAATTTTTACTCAACAACAATTATCCGCGAGCCTATATTTGAGGTAAGTAGGTTAAGAAAAATCCCTAATAATCATACAGATCTAGCGTATTTTATCCAAGATTTACGTTATGATACTATATTCTGTTCTGCATTGTATTTAGCTGCACCTGATCTATATCAGGAATGGTTAAAATGTAGTTCCACCCCAAAAGACAACATAAAAGATAGTAGAATAAACAAGTCTATATTAAAATACTATATCCGTTCATGTTCTAATCCGATTCCTTTTGGGCTGTTTGCTACTTATTCACAAATAGATAACAGACTAAAGCCTACAAATAAAAAATCAAACAGTGAATACTTTTGTTTTGCGGATCTTGATACAAGCTATTTTAGAAAGGTAATACACGCTATTACAAAAAACTATTCATTGAATTCAATCCTAAAATATCGTTTCAACAATAGTATTTTCAAAATCGGAAATAGTTTCAGATATATAGAGTATCAAGATACTCCTGAAAAAGTAAGTAGAAACTACACCCTTGGCTTAATTGAGGAAAATGAAGTCTTTAACAGATTGCTATCTGTTTTTACGGCAGAACATGCTCTATCAGAAATTGTAGAATATCTACTGCATAATATTGAGAATATATCTAAAGAAGAAATCACAAACTATCTACATGACTTAATTTCAAATAAAATTTTAGTTTGTTCCTTAGACTTAAATTTAAACACTTCACCTATCCTGTATTTGGAGTCGGTATTTGAAAAAGAAAAGCAAAATTTTCTTACTAATACTCCACTATATGATATGTACCAAAGAATTATAAAAGTTCGGAATTTACTAAATGGAATGGAATTTAATGAGATTAAAAAAGACGGAGTAAGTTACCTTCAAAAGATTGAGAATCAAATTAAATCTATATTAAAAATTGAGCATAATCGCTCTGTTCTTTTAATTAATCTTAAAAAAAATGCTTTTCAACAAATGCCTCATAATTATGATGAACCAAGACTACTAAAAGCCTTAGATATATATCAATCATTCACACTTTCTAATTATGAGCGTAAACTTCAGTCAGATAAAAATCTAGAAGTATTTTGTAAAGATTTTATAAACCGTTATGGAGATGCTATCGAATTACCTTTATTAGAAGTATTAGATAATGATACTGGTATTGGCTATTTAAAAGGAAGAAAAGAAGAGTCTGGTTTTTCACCTTTACTTGATGATTTCGAAATGCCTGCATGGCAGGTTAAATCAGAATCTATAACTGTGAATGATGAAATTGATCGGTTTTGGACCACCAATATTATTAATGCAATTCGAACTAAACAGTCTAGTATTGATTTAAGTACATTAGAGCTACCGGAATGTCCCAATTTCTCTAATAACTTAGGCGGGACTTTTCCAATTATCTATTCTAAATACGACGATATGCTTTTCGATATACGTGCCGGCGCTCACTCTGCCTTACATTATATTGCTCGTTTTACTTTTATAGACAATGACCTCGCCCAATTTACTAACGAAATAGTAAATGACGAGTCCTTGGCTTTTCAAGATTGCTTAACTGCTGAAATTTTTCATCATGCATCAAATAATTCAGGAAATGTAACCTTACGAAAAATTAAAAGGCCTTATGAAATTTCAATTCTAACAAATCCTACTGGTGATTCACAACCCATCTCTTTATCAGACATTTATATTAAAATAGTAGATAACAAAGTAGTTTTAACAAGTAAAAAATTTCAAAAAGAGATTATTCCGTTCTTATCTTCGGCACAAAATTTTCATTTTGATTCTCTTTCTATTTATCAGCTAGTTTGTGATTTACAAGCTCAATATAGACACAATTATTTTACCTTGGATCTTAATCCTTTTCTATTAAACAATTTTCAATTTATACCTAGAATATGTTATGGCTCTAATATTATTTTATCAACTGCAACTTGGAAAATATGGAAAAGTGAACTAACTTCTAATACAGAATCCTCAAAAACTATCCATTTAAATGAATTTGAGAAAATAAAAAAATCTCGCAGTATACCTAGATTCGTCTTTTTTATGGACAATAACGAAGCAAAATTTATTTTTGATTTAGAAAACACAATACAACTTGAGATTTTATTTGACCTTATCAAACACAGCGATTATTTTATACTTAAAGAGTGTCTCTACTCTCCCCATAAAAAATCTGTTGTATTTGTAAATGAAAATATAAAATCAATTTTAGTCAAAAATAAGCAGATTACTTCTTCTCCATTTAATCATTATTTCCAATATGATCCGAAAATAGTTAAACAAAAATTTCTACCAGCTAATAAATGGTTATATTATAAATTTTATACAGGAATAAACTTTTCTGATCGTTTTATTCTCGAAGAACTATATACAATTATTCTTCATCTTTCTGAAAAAAAATTAATTAGTCAATGGTTTTTTGTTAGATATGCAGATCCTGATTATCATATTCGTGTTAGATTTTTGATATCCGATCTCACTCAAATAAATCACGTAATTCAACTAATTTCTACTAATATCAAGGCATTAGTTGACCAGCGTTTACTATGGCGAACAGAAATAAGTACATATGAAAGAGAAATAGAACGCTATGGAGAAGATATTCATATATCTGAACACGTATTTTATTTAAGTTCTAATTTAGTCTTAAAAGGACTGCAACATTCAGGTACTGATCAATTTCTATGGTTGTCAGCGATGTGGGAAACTGATTTAATGCTTCGCGCTTTCAACTTAACTCTTGAAGAAAGAGCAATTTTTGTTCATCAACAATTCGTTGCATTTTGCAAAGAATTCAAATTAGGGAAAATTGAAATTAGCAAAGCAAGCCAAAAATTTAAACAAAATGAAAAAGAGATTGAGCAACATTTTCAATTGAGAACACAAGAATTTTTTCATTGCAATAATCAGATGGAAAATGTCTTGCATGAAACAATTAAAAAACTGTGCAAAAATAAAAATAAAGATGAAATATTATATCTTGCTTCTAGTCATATTCATATGCATATCAATAGATATTTTAAAACTAAACCTCGACTTCATGAATTAATACTATATGGATTATTAGAAAAAAAATACAGAAAAAAAATAGCCTTAGAACGTAACAAAAGTTAA
- a CDS encoding peptidase domain-containing ABC transporter produces MRKITFIAQHDQMDCGPSCLSMVSSYYGKHFQLNVLRDKCFITKEGVSLLGINEGAKAVGFETFPAHVNINDLQNEDLPCILHWNQNHFVVLYKITKNWFSKYPSYVLADPAHGIISLHQNKFLKSWSSSNQDGIALFLKPTDLFYAQKSEKKSEVSIKALLKYLTPFKKQIGWLFLLLLLGTFTTFIFPILTQKLIDEGVTKKDLGVITYILLAQLSLFLGNIMIDIFRNWIMLTLGTRINIQIISDFLRKILKLPINFFETKMLGDFYQRIQDHERIEQFLTSQSLLAFFSTITFTVFFGILWYYDYRILLIYIAFTSIAIGWSIYWLKKRKLLDYLKFQQRSENQESVYEILNGVAELKLNQFENHKLEEWEIKQEKLFNVYLRMLKIDQIQLSGFEFFNQIKNILVTFLAAFLVVNNEMTLGALLSVSYIIGQMNSPVNQLITFFRSLQDAKLSFARLTDTQNHRDEEQQNQLHLNTNKSAITNGIELANLSFQYEGPKSPFILKDITLNIPYGQVTAIVGASGSGKTTLLKLLLRFYTPTSGHITFNQDDILQLSPKSIRQNCGVVMQDGFIFSDTIERNIATQDKKINLKKLEQAIQIANLNDYIDSLPLGLKTKIGAAGNGISGGQKQRILIARSVYRNPNYIFFDEATSALDAENEKIIHDNLQYFFKGKTVIIIAHRLSTVKKADQIIVLKQGEVVEIGNHESLVSLKKDYYNLVKNQLELGN; encoded by the coding sequence ATGAGAAAAATAACCTTTATCGCTCAACATGATCAAATGGATTGTGGCCCCTCTTGTTTATCGATGGTTTCCTCTTATTATGGCAAACATTTTCAATTAAATGTTTTACGCGATAAATGTTTTATCACAAAAGAAGGAGTATCATTATTGGGAATAAATGAAGGGGCAAAGGCAGTAGGATTTGAAACATTTCCAGCTCATGTAAATATTAATGATTTACAAAATGAAGATCTTCCCTGTATTTTACACTGGAACCAAAATCATTTTGTTGTTTTATATAAAATTACTAAAAACTGGTTTAGCAAGTATCCTTCTTACGTATTGGCAGACCCTGCTCATGGTATAATCTCATTACATCAGAATAAATTTCTAAAATCATGGAGTAGTTCAAACCAAGATGGAATCGCTTTATTTCTCAAACCAACCGATTTATTTTATGCTCAAAAATCTGAAAAAAAATCTGAGGTATCCATTAAAGCATTACTAAAATATTTAACTCCATTTAAAAAACAAATTGGATGGTTGTTTCTATTGTTATTACTAGGCACATTTACAACCTTTATTTTTCCCATTTTAACTCAAAAATTAATTGATGAAGGCGTTACTAAAAAAGACCTTGGGGTAATTACCTACATCTTATTAGCACAATTATCATTATTCTTAGGAAATATTATGATAGATATTTTTAGAAATTGGATTATGCTAACATTAGGTACTCGAATCAATATCCAGATTATTTCCGATTTTTTACGAAAAATATTAAAGCTTCCTATTAATTTTTTTGAAACTAAAATGCTAGGAGATTTTTATCAACGCATACAAGATCATGAGCGAATCGAACAATTTTTAACATCTCAAAGTTTACTAGCCTTTTTTTCTACTATAACCTTTACCGTTTTTTTTGGTATTTTATGGTATTACGATTACAGAATTTTACTGATTTATATAGCATTCACTTCTATTGCTATTGGCTGGTCAATATACTGGTTAAAAAAAAGAAAACTACTAGATTACCTAAAATTTCAACAGAGAAGTGAAAATCAAGAATCAGTTTACGAAATTTTAAATGGTGTTGCAGAGTTAAAGTTAAATCAATTTGAAAACCATAAATTAGAAGAGTGGGAAATCAAACAAGAAAAACTTTTTAATGTCTACTTGCGAATGCTAAAGATTGATCAAATCCAATTATCTGGTTTCGAATTTTTTAATCAAATCAAAAACATTCTTGTTACTTTTCTTGCTGCTTTTTTAGTAGTCAATAATGAAATGACTCTAGGTGCCTTACTTAGTGTATCGTACATTATTGGCCAAATGAATAGCCCAGTAAATCAATTAATTACTTTTTTTAGATCTCTTCAAGATGCTAAACTTAGTTTTGCTCGTCTAACGGATACCCAAAACCATCGAGATGAAGAACAACAGAATCAACTTCATCTAAATACCAATAAATCCGCAATAACGAATGGAATTGAGCTAGCAAATCTATCCTTTCAATATGAAGGTCCTAAATCGCCATTTATCCTCAAAGATATAACTCTAAATATTCCTTATGGGCAAGTAACTGCAATTGTAGGAGCAAGTGGTAGTGGAAAAACTACTTTGCTAAAACTATTACTTAGATTCTATACACCTACCTCAGGTCATATTACATTTAACCAAGATGATATTCTTCAATTATCTCCAAAAAGTATTCGACAAAATTGTGGGGTGGTTATGCAAGATGGTTTTATTTTTTCAGATACTATCGAACGAAACATAGCTACACAGGATAAGAAAATTAATCTTAAAAAACTTGAACAAGCCATACAAATAGCAAATCTTAACGATTATATCGATAGTTTACCATTAGGCTTAAAAACCAAAATAGGCGCAGCAGGAAATGGTATTTCTGGAGGTCAAAAGCAACGAATTTTAATAGCAAGGTCAGTTTATAGAAATCCAAACTACATTTTTTTTGATGAAGCTACATCAGCATTAGATGCAGAAAACGAAAAAATAATTCACGATAATTTGCAGTATTTTTTTAAAGGAAAAACGGTTATAATTATTGCTCACCGCTTATCTACTGTAAAAAAAGCTGACCAGATTATTGTTCTTAAACAGGGTGAAGTAGTAGAAATAGGAAATCATGAAAGCCTCGTTTCTTTAAAAAAAGATTACTACAATTTAGTTAAAAACCAATTAGAATTAGGTAATTAG
- a CDS encoding TetR/AcrR family transcriptional regulator — protein MVEQKKSHSNEPENETVKQRKQTSGPLRDKSRTMARLVVAVGKVIQKDGYTGLTATNIAKAAGLDKKLIWTYFGSVDSLIEEYISKKDFWKQAANNVITDLLKNPTEIGQDQITKLLQNQLEIVLKDKALQKIIHWEIGEKNKMLRDLADKREEIGEGLFQVIIPHFEKENIYNIRGRLALLIGGIYYLSLHAKSNGSMFCGLDINKEEGKKEVLSAINDLISLTYENANIT, from the coding sequence ATGGTAGAGCAAAAAAAATCACATAGTAATGAACCAGAAAATGAAACCGTAAAACAGCGTAAACAGACATCTGGCCCACTTCGTGATAAATCTAGAACTATGGCTAGACTAGTGGTCGCTGTTGGCAAAGTTATACAGAAAGATGGCTACACAGGATTAACTGCTACTAACATAGCGAAAGCTGCTGGTTTAGACAAAAAACTCATTTGGACTTATTTTGGAAGTGTTGACTCTTTGATAGAAGAATATATCAGCAAAAAGGATTTTTGGAAACAAGCGGCTAACAACGTAATTACAGATTTATTAAAAAATCCAACAGAAATAGGACAAGACCAAATAACAAAACTACTTCAAAACCAACTTGAAATAGTACTCAAGGATAAAGCGCTACAAAAAATAATTCATTGGGAAATTGGTGAAAAAAATAAAATGTTACGAGATTTAGCAGATAAAAGAGAAGAAATTGGTGAAGGACTTTTTCAGGTTATCATACCCCATTTTGAAAAAGAAAATATCTATAATATCAGAGGCAGATTGGCTTTATTAATAGGAGGGATTTATTATTTATCATTACATGCTAAATCAAATGGATCCATGTTTTGTGGTTTAGATATTAATAAAGAAGAAGGAAAAAAAGAAGTTCTATCTGCAATTAATGATTTAATCAGTTTAACTTATGAAAATGCGAATATAACATGA
- a CDS encoding CotH kinase family protein yields MMKKCYLVLVFSLTLSVFGQQVKPPVFSAASGFYEQAFTLHLSHENSNVQIIYTLDGSEPTLENLGGSTFTYKTKYPERGGQLPFELHQDTIRSLVYTTPIAIYDRTMEPNRLANISTTFESNPYFPATPVDKSFVVRAKAYLDNQHFSETTTRVYLINKEYAFPVVNINVNDDQLFGYENGLWVAGKTFDDWRLANPEVDQYETTVPANYWASGSASEVPVNFIYLAHGGEKINQTVGIRNHGNGSRHFKNRSYRMYAKSEYGKKDLKYNFFDEYPYDSFKRLIVRNSGNDTYRTMFRDAFVQKLNEHLHFETQKYQPVVTFVNGEYYGLMNLRERYDEKYFERVYDIKERDLDFLENAGLADVGDNVQYLTVVDFFTNQNLKKKKNYKKALTYIDEVNFTDFQIAEIYAANFDWPHNNNTYFRKRVEYTPDAPYGQDGRFRWVFKDLDAGFNGIDEWINNSYSHNTLASAIASEDHILKGLLANETYKNYFLNRFADLMNTSYKEEHVIALINEMQERIRPEMPRYIERWNLLTSMQDWENRVEQMREFARLRPNYQDQHIQTHFNLSGKYRLKAHINDKDRGFVKVNTIEINSSTVGVGDEYENWQGHYFKTIPVTVEAIALPGYRFVRWEGDVQSTQSKIIINPRANFKVKAIFKRAQGERAMEQLDFVLYPNPTADILYVTSESESAISYRIFDAIGQVIQQNTTTDQGINVSQLNKGVYLIELNQDNKRVVKRFVKK; encoded by the coding sequence ATGATGAAAAAATGTTATTTAGTACTCGTTTTTAGCTTGACCTTATCTGTATTTGGTCAACAAGTGAAACCGCCTGTTTTTTCTGCTGCCAGTGGATTTTATGAACAGGCATTTACTTTACACCTTAGTCATGAAAATTCTAATGTGCAGATTATCTATACGCTCGATGGATCAGAACCGACCCTTGAGAATTTAGGAGGGAGTACATTTACTTATAAAACCAAATACCCAGAACGCGGGGGGCAATTGCCTTTTGAACTACACCAAGATACGATACGTTCCTTAGTGTATACAACGCCAATTGCCATCTATGATAGAACGATGGAGCCTAATCGACTAGCGAATATATCGACTACTTTTGAATCCAATCCGTACTTCCCTGCTACTCCTGTAGATAAAAGTTTTGTAGTGAGAGCTAAGGCTTACCTCGATAACCAGCATTTTTCTGAAACAACCACAAGAGTATATCTGATCAATAAAGAATATGCGTTTCCTGTAGTGAATATTAATGTGAATGATGATCAACTCTTTGGTTATGAAAATGGATTGTGGGTGGCAGGAAAAACATTTGATGATTGGCGATTAGCAAATCCAGAGGTTGATCAGTATGAAACCACAGTCCCTGCCAATTATTGGGCGAGTGGCTCAGCATCGGAAGTGCCTGTTAACTTTATTTATTTAGCCCATGGAGGGGAGAAAATCAATCAAACGGTTGGTATAAGAAACCACGGCAATGGATCGCGACATTTTAAAAATAGATCTTACCGCATGTATGCAAAATCAGAGTATGGAAAGAAGGACCTGAAGTATAATTTCTTTGATGAATATCCCTACGATAGTTTTAAGCGATTAATTGTAAGAAATTCTGGAAATGATACGTATAGAACGATGTTTAGAGATGCCTTTGTGCAAAAATTAAACGAACATCTGCATTTTGAAACCCAAAAATACCAACCTGTTGTTACGTTTGTCAATGGCGAATATTACGGTTTGATGAATTTACGTGAGCGATATGACGAGAAATATTTTGAACGAGTATACGACATCAAAGAAAGAGACCTCGACTTTTTAGAAAATGCTGGATTAGCTGATGTGGGAGATAATGTACAGTACTTGACAGTGGTTGATTTCTTTACAAATCAAAATTTAAAAAAGAAGAAAAACTATAAAAAAGCATTGACGTATATTGATGAGGTGAATTTTACCGATTTTCAAATTGCCGAAATCTATGCGGCTAATTTTGATTGGCCACACAACAACAATACCTATTTTAGAAAAAGAGTGGAGTACACCCCCGATGCTCCTTATGGACAGGATGGCCGATTCCGCTGGGTATTTAAAGATTTAGATGCAGGTTTTAACGGAATTGATGAATGGATCAATAATTCATATAGCCATAATACGTTAGCGTCGGCAATAGCAAGTGAAGATCATATTCTAAAGGGACTTCTCGCCAATGAAACGTATAAAAATTACTTTTTAAATCGATTTGCCGATTTAATGAATACAAGCTATAAAGAAGAGCATGTTATCGCGTTGATTAATGAGATGCAAGAACGTATTCGCCCAGAAATGCCCAGATATATCGAACGATGGAATTTACTGACTTCCATGCAAGATTGGGAGAATCGAGTGGAACAAATGCGGGAATTTGCTCGTTTGCGACCGAATTATCAAGATCAACACATTCAAACGCATTTCAATTTGAGTGGAAAGTATCGCTTGAAAGCGCATATTAACGATAAAGACAGGGGATTTGTCAAAGTCAACACTATTGAGATCAACAGCAGTACTGTAGGAGTAGGCGATGAGTATGAAAACTGGCAAGGGCATTATTTTAAAACGATTCCCGTTACAGTAGAAGCCATCGCCCTACCAGGTTATCGCTTTGTGCGTTGGGAAGGAGATGTTCAATCCACACAATCTAAAATTATCATCAATCCTAGAGCCAATTTTAAAGTAAAGGCGATTTTTAAGCGAGCTCAAGGAGAACGTGCTATGGAACAATTGGATTTCGTACTTTATCCTAATCCAACAGCAGATATTTTATACGTTACCTCAGAGTCAGAAAGCGCCATTTCGTATCGCATTTTTGATGCAATTGGACAGGTAATCCAACAAAATACGACCACAGATCAAGGGATAAATGTAAGTCAATTAAACAAAGGAGTGTATTTGATTGAGTTGAACCAGGATAACAAGCGAGTGGTTAAGCGTTTTGTGAAGAAATAA
- a CDS encoding DUF3592 domain-containing protein produces the protein MIFLSLTLYGWSGVLALLFGLWLTYKIGQRRLHAGKGGLGCLGFGYVFLVVTIVMVFAISITIGMGSSLYKTTQLVVNGQRYEAKVISYSSYESHDADAGTTTTMFTPTVEFTTLSGVLVAHTLSYSSSSQPTIGATVTVYYDEISKDSVSFGFGTLALFFGALLMMVVLVFAFWGILLYAMNYKMEYYLNVIKYIGLTFFIPIVMILFDGLLIYALFYGNEVPLFVSGILVFFILMLTLGIWGYIKMIRTHDRVWKKTGPTSWAANPVPKKTKKEKASTWIKRK, from the coding sequence ATGATTTTTCTCAGTTTGACTTTATATGGCTGGAGTGGGGTTTTAGCGCTGCTTTTCGGCCTTTGGTTGACCTATAAAATAGGGCAACGTCGTTTGCACGCTGGAAAAGGTGGGCTAGGGTGTCTTGGCTTTGGGTATGTTTTTTTGGTGGTAACGATTGTAATGGTTTTTGCAATAAGCATAACCATAGGCATGGGATCGTCTCTCTATAAAACAACCCAATTGGTAGTAAATGGACAGCGTTATGAAGCAAAAGTTATTTCTTATTCTTCTTATGAAAGCCATGATGCAGATGCGGGAACCACTACAACTATGTTTACACCAACAGTTGAATTTACAACTTTGTCTGGCGTGTTAGTAGCTCATACCTTGTCGTATTCTTCAAGTAGTCAACCAACAATTGGAGCGACTGTAACGGTGTATTACGATGAAATTTCAAAGGATAGTGTGAGTTTTGGCTTTGGTACATTGGCCTTATTTTTTGGTGCCTTGCTCATGATGGTCGTCTTGGTATTTGCCTTTTGGGGAATCTTGCTCTATGCAATGAATTACAAGATGGAGTATTATTTGAACGTAATTAAATACATCGGACTTACTTTTTTTATACCAATTGTCATGATACTTTTTGATGGGTTATTAATCTATGCCTTGTTTTATGGCAATGAGGTTCCTCTTTTTGTCAGTGGAATCCTGGTATTCTTTATTTTGATGCTAACCCTAGGCATTTGGGGCTATATTAAAATGATTCGAACGCATGATAGGGTTTGGAAGAAAACAGGGCCTACTAGCTGGGCAGCAAATCCAGTTCCTAAAAAGACAAAGAAGGAAAAGGCGAGTACCTGGATCAAGCGAAAGTAA
- a CDS encoding acyl-CoA thioesterase, with translation MKKFDYTVRVRYAETDQMGVVYHGNYAQYFEIGRVEWLRNLGISYKQMEELGIMLPVVSLTMNYKKPAKYDEDLCIRTIFKKCSGVKIEFDYELYNQNNELLTTGYSMLVFVDMQTGRPTVPPPYVLEKINTMLEE, from the coding sequence ATGAAAAAATTCGATTACACAGTACGTGTGCGTTATGCAGAAACAGATCAAATGGGAGTCGTGTACCATGGTAATTATGCACAATACTTTGAAATAGGGAGAGTTGAGTGGTTGCGAAACTTAGGTATTTCGTATAAACAAATGGAGGAATTGGGAATCATGCTTCCAGTTGTATCCTTAACTATGAACTATAAAAAGCCAGCAAAGTATGATGAAGATTTATGTATTCGCACCATATTTAAAAAATGCAGTGGAGTGAAAATTGAATTCGATTATGAATTATATAATCAAAATAACGAGTTATTAACAACGGGATATTCCATGTTGGTGTTTGTTGATATGCAAACAGGTCGTCCAACTGTACCTCCTCCGTATGTGTTAGAAAAAATAAATACAATGCTAGAGGAATAA
- the dnaA gene encoding chromosomal replication initiator protein DnaA produces MHEYKDMTAQSAWNACLEFIKDNIGEQAFKTWFMPIKAIELTEDKLYIQVPSKFFYEWLEEHYVSILKVALTKVLGGNAKLLYKIQMENVSGNKQPFTEQLPSSQRGPVKPQELDVPVQNKNPELKNPFIIPGIRNVKIESQLNSNYSFDNFLEGDANRLARSAGMAVSKKPGGTSFNPLLIFGGVGLGKTHLAHAIGVEIKEYFPDKTVLYISAEVFTQQYVDSVRKQTRNDFIYFYQLIDVLIVDDIQFLSGKSGTQDVFFHIFNHLHQNGKQVILTSDKAPVDMQDIEQRLLSRFKWGLSAEIQTPDFETRVKIVKHILYRDGVTMPENIIEYMAKNVSTNVRELEGAIISLIAQSSFNKQEVTIDLARQVIEKFIKHTQKEISIDYIQKVVSDYFEMDIETLKSKTRKRNIVQARQLAMFFAKKYTKASLANIGSQIGKRDHATVLHACKTVDNLLETDKEFKKFHDEINQKFNM; encoded by the coding sequence ATGCACGAATACAAAGACATGACAGCGCAATCTGCTTGGAATGCTTGTCTTGAATTCATAAAGGACAACATAGGCGAACAAGCGTTTAAGACTTGGTTCATGCCTATTAAAGCCATTGAATTAACTGAAGACAAGCTCTATATACAAGTGCCTAGCAAATTCTTTTATGAATGGCTAGAAGAGCACTACGTAAGTATATTGAAAGTTGCGTTGACAAAAGTGTTAGGTGGAAATGCAAAGTTACTATATAAAATACAAATGGAAAATGTATCTGGCAACAAGCAGCCATTTACAGAACAGTTACCTAGTTCACAAAGAGGACCTGTAAAACCACAAGAATTGGATGTTCCTGTTCAGAATAAAAATCCTGAACTAAAAAACCCTTTCATTATACCAGGAATTCGAAATGTAAAGATTGAGTCACAATTAAACTCAAACTATTCTTTCGACAATTTCTTAGAAGGAGATGCAAACCGCTTAGCGCGTTCTGCAGGTATGGCTGTGTCTAAAAAACCAGGAGGAACTTCATTCAACCCTTTATTGATTTTTGGTGGTGTTGGATTAGGAAAAACTCACTTAGCACATGCAATTGGTGTAGAAATCAAAGAATACTTTCCTGACAAAACTGTACTTTACATTTCTGCAGAAGTATTTACACAACAATATGTGGACTCTGTTCGCAAACAAACAAGAAATGATTTCATCTATTTTTATCAATTAATTGATGTATTAATTGTCGATGATATTCAATTCTTATCCGGTAAGTCGGGAACACAAGATGTATTTTTCCACATCTTCAACCACTTACACCAAAATGGAAAACAAGTTATCTTAACATCAGATAAGGCTCCTGTTGACATGCAAGATATTGAGCAACGCTTATTATCTCGTTTTAAATGGGGATTATCTGCAGAGATTCAAACACCAGATTTTGAAACTAGAGTTAAGATTGTTAAACATATTTTATACCGCGATGGTGTGACAATGCCAGAAAACATCATCGAGTATATGGCTAAAAATGTATCGACAAACGTTCGTGAATTAGAAGGGGCTATTATCTCATTAATCGCTCAATCTTCCTTCAACAAACAAGAAGTTACTATTGATTTAGCTCGTCAAGTTATTGAGAAATTCATCAAGCATACGCAAAAAGAAATTTCAATTGACTACATCCAAAAAGTGGTTTCTGATTACTTTGAAATGGATATTGAAACATTGAAATCAAAAACGCGTAAACGCAATATTGTACAAGCAAGACAATTAGCTATGTTCTTTGCTAAAAAGTACACGAAAGCTTCTTTGGCTAATATTGGTTCTCAAATAGGAAAACGCGATCACGCTACCGTATTACATGCATGTAAAACAGTAGATAACCTATTAGAAACGGATAAGGAATTCAAGAAATTCCACGATGAAATCAATCAAAAGTTCAATATGTAA